A single window of Salvia splendens isolate huo1 chromosome 8, SspV2, whole genome shotgun sequence DNA harbors:
- the LOC121743652 gene encoding primary amine oxidase-like: MEGNSFLRRLFLISAVASVVLLTLIALPTKPNPPKNPLLHHPAAIKNDHAGDVPHHPLDPLTVQEMDRAHGAIKAFFAGKAYGVHSLVLEEPDKEAVRRWRRGQPLPLRKASVIARAARTNYVLTVGLEGGEVTQHDAAHISGYPMLTLEEMESVMYAPFSNADFNRTILSRGVDLADVACLPFSPGWFGEAENGRRLVKLECFTIKDTANFYMRPIEGVIVVTDVDTNQVVEIVEKGNHIPIPKAEGTDYRLDVANGAVIKLKSPVSIEQPNGPNFVIEEEHLVKWANWEFHLKPDPRAGVVISLAKVRDPETGAMRDVMYQGFSSELFVPYMDPEEAWYFKTYMDAGEYGFGLHALPLEPLNDCPRNAKYMDAVFAASDGTPYVRSNMICLFERYAGDAAWRHTENPFTGQMIREARPKISLVARMVASLANYDYVVDWEFHADGLINVKVSLTGIVIVKGTNYVNMNQVNEDGAELYGTLLSDNIVGVVHDHYINFYLDMDVDGSDNSFLNVHLQRAYTNGKSPRKSFMKVNKTVAKTEKDAQIKLKLTDPSEFHVINPNKKSRVGNPAGYKVVPAGTAASLLDPTDAPQMRNAFTNNQIWVTPYNRSERWSGGLFAYQSHGEDTLQVWSDRDRPIENKDIVLWYTLGFHHVPCQEDYPIMPTVSSGFDLKPVNFFLRNPVLRIAPYVESELPVCKTPASA; the protein is encoded by the exons atgGAGGGCAATAGCTTCCTCCGCCGCCTCTTCCTCATCTCCGCCGTCGCCTCCGTCGTCCTTCTAACCCTCATCGCCCTCCCCACCAAACCCAATCCACCCAAGAACCCTCTCCTCCACCATCCCGCCGCCATAAAAAATGACCACGCGGGCGACGTCCCCCACCACCCTCTGGACCCGTTGACGGTCCAGGAGATGGACCGAGCCCACGGGGCCATCAAGGCCTTCTTCGCCGGGAAGGCCTACGGCGTCCACTCGCTGGTCCTGGAGGAGCCCGACAAGGAGGCCGTGCGGAGGTGGCGGAGGGGGCAGCCCCTGCCGCTGCGGAAGGCGTCCGTCATTGCACGCGCCGCCAGGACGAACTACGTCCTGACGGTGGGCCTGGAGGGAGGCGAGGTGACGCAGCACGACGCCGCGCACATCTCCGGATATCCGATGCTCACGCTCGAGGAGATGGAGAGTGTGATGTACGCGCCGTTTTCCAACGCCGATTTCAACCGCACGATTCTTTCCAGAGGCGTCGATCTCGCCGACGTTGCTTGCTTGCCGTTTTCACCTGGTTGGTTTG GTGAGGCTGAGAATGGAAGGAGACTAGTAAAACTAGAATGCTTCACAATAAAGGACACTGCAAACTTCTACATGAGGCCAATTGAAGGTGTGATTGTAGTGACCGATGTTGACACAAACCAAGTGGTTGAGATCGTCGAGAAAGGAAACCACATCCCCATTCCCAAAGCCGAGGGAACCGACTACCGACTAGACGTGGCAAATGGGGCGGTCATCAAGCTCAAGAGCCCCGTCTCCATTGAGCAACCCAATGGCCCGAACTTCGTCATAGAAGAGGAGCATTTGGTGAAGTGGGCAAACTGGGAGTTCCACTTGAAGCCGGACCCGAGGGCCGGGGTGGTGATATCACTGGCCAAGGTCCGTGATCCGGAGACGGGAGCAATGAGGGATGTGATGTACCAAGGATTCTCGTCAGAGCTTTTTGTGCCGTACATGGACCCTGAGGAGGCGTGGTACTTCAAAACTTACATGGACGCCGGAGAATATGGGTTCGGGCTTCACGCCCTGCCTCTGGAGCCACTGAATGATTGTCCGAGAAATGCAAAGTATATGGATGCAGTTTTTGCGGCTTCTGATGGGACGCCTTATGTTAGATCCAACATGATTTGCCTTTTCGAGCGATATGCAGGGGATGCTGCCTGGCGACACACGGAGAACCCCTTTACTGGCCAAATG ATTCGAGAAGCGAGGCCAAAGATTTCACTTGTAGCGAGAATGGTGGCGTCCCTGGCTAACTATGACTATGTTGTGGATTGGGAGTTCCATGCTGATGGACTAATCAATGTGAAG GTTTCACTGACCGGCATAGTGATAGTGAAAGGAACTAACTATGTGAACATGAACCAAGTGAACGAAGACGGAGCCGAGCTCTACGGCACCCTCTTATCCGACAACATCGTCGGAGTCGTCCACGACCACTACATCAACTTCTACCTCGACATGGACGTGGACGGATCCGACAACTCCTTCCTCAACGTCCATCTCCAACGGGCCTACACCAACGGAAAATCTCCGAGGAAGAGCTTCATGAAGGTCAACAAGACCGTTGCCAAGACCGAGAAGGACGCGCAAATCAAGCTAAAGCTCACGGACCCCTCAGAGTTCCACGTCATCAACCCGAACAAGAAGTCGAGAGTGggcaacccggccgggtacaaGGTGGTCCCCGCAGGCACGGCCGCTAGTTTGCTCGACCCTACAGATGCTCCTCAGATGAGAAATGCTTTTACAAACAACCAGATTTGGGTAACGCCATACAACAGGAGCGAGCGGTGGTCGGGAGGCCTGTTCGCCTACCAGAGCCATGGCGAGGACACTCTTCAAGTATGGTCCGACAG GGACCGGCCCATTGAGAACAAGGATATTGTGTTGTGGTACACATTGGGGTTCCATCATGTTCCTTGCCAGGAAGATTATCCTATCATGCCTACGGTGTCCTCGGGCTTTGACCTGAAGCCGGTGAATTTCTTTTTGAGGAATCCGGTGTTGAGGATCGCCCCGTATGTTGAGAGCGAGCTGCCGGTTTGCAAGACTCCTGCTTCAGCTTGA